Proteins found in one Seonamhaeicola sp. S2-3 genomic segment:
- a CDS encoding L-threonylcarbamoyladenylate synthase, whose protein sequence is MAEFLRIYEENPNPREIDKVVAILKRGGLIIYPTDTVYGLGCDITNIKALERVARIKGVKLEKSNFSFICHDLSNLSDYVKQIDTSVFKLLKRNLPGAYTFILPGSKNLPNPFKKKKTVGIRVPDNNIALEIVKALGNPIISTSIHDDDEIIEYTTDPELIFEKWANKVDAVIDGGYGDNIPSTVVDLSTDEPVIVREGKGDLEIF, encoded by the coding sequence ATGGCAGAATTTTTAAGAATTTATGAAGAAAACCCTAACCCAAGGGAGATTGATAAAGTTGTTGCTATTCTTAAAAGGGGCGGACTTATAATTTACCCTACCGATACGGTTTATGGTTTAGGGTGTGATATTACTAATATTAAAGCCTTAGAACGTGTGGCTAGAATAAAGGGGGTAAAACTAGAAAAGTCTAATTTTTCTTTTATTTGTCATGACTTAAGTAATTTAAGTGATTATGTTAAACAAATAGATACCTCGGTATTTAAATTATTAAAACGAAACTTACCAGGAGCCTATACCTTTATTCTTCCAGGTTCTAAAAACTTGCCCAACCCATTTAAAAAGAAAAAAACGGTGGGTATTCGTGTGCCTGATAATAATATTGCTTTAGAAATTGTAAAAGCCTTGGGGAATCCTATAATCTCAACCTCAATTCACGATGATGACGAAATTATAGAGTACACTACAGACCCAGAACTTATTTTTGAAAAATGGGCTAATAAAGTAGATGCTGTTATTGATGGCGGATATGGTGATAATATACCTTCTACAGTAGTAGATTTATCTACAGATGAACCTGTTATTGTAAGAGAAGGTAAAGGAGATTTGGAGATATTTTAA
- the cas9 gene encoding type II CRISPR RNA-guided endonuclease Cas9 (Cas9, originally named Csn1, is the large, multifunctional signature protein of type II CRISPR/Cas systems. It is well known even to general audiences because its RNA-guided endonuclease activity has made it a popular tool for custom editing of eukaryotic genomes.), whose product MKTVLGLDLGTNSIGWALVEINHENNLVKILGLGSRIIPMEANEVKDFESKGKINSTAAQRTEKRGVRRLNERYLLRRDRLHLVLNLLDALPKHYSLDIDFTNLKGQKSGHFKKYAEPKIAYLPKTKGKKAEFLFKGSYKEMLDDIGKEYVKDEKGKRIPYDWTLYYLRQKALSKKISLEELAWVLLSYNQKRGYEKTEVEDKSIKEGEIVEELDLRVKDVIPKKDKNERQYYEVHLEGNDNFIYCERSNQQMTYKGDLKEVVKTSKIDEEGNVDNKKTEFKIVDIYELKIQDVKYEKENNKHKYTLNYENGWVEEKPPVNKFTYKYQNALNKPYDYIVETVYDYKGKNKEIRGKERLLREPDFSDNSSDWTLLKKKTEKEALKFNISQGYKNKDNSANKFISPKIYSVLKSDAKTGKHTKIIGGMFQVVDRDFYREELNQIIATQKQFYKNLQDKKVFEQCVKSLYPKNKKHQETLLKNKNAIQHLLVEDILLYQRPLKSKKSEISNCKYEIKYWKTIENKEGKPIEEIDKETGEIKVRKEPIYNKVVSASHPYFQEFRIWDKLHNLKLIEVEKIDETTGKKVTNVDVTKTYIKSEEDYQKLFKKLNNQKSLSQEQLLRFCKDNFNLPYNKKLGNFVWKFPEDDEIKGNETRVSFATRFKRCGFSEYLSFLTQSKELELWHYLYSVNYKERISNNHKSLKTFFNNFFKGYDIDEAVKEKIINDFVNYPKFDSKYSAYSEKALKKLLPLIRLSEPLGKDKWEKEQWYIKWKESLLNRIEKILQKLNLLDFSSKEIDFSKVVDTSVDVQNGELPFPKGLFNAFKEFKNKEDFKRLNLTQASYLVYGRHSELAKAKYWVSPDDIRKQLHQELKQHSLNNPIAEKVLLEMMQVVADVWDYYGRGKQNFFSRIHLEVGRELKMSAKNKDSYSKQMSGNRSQNKRIRQVLEEFLAITPYNAIPNNKDHFERLKIVEDAAVTRNNFDKKFFEENEKLKNGNITKKNIEDILKKAHITKEDFEKYKLWIEQGYRSLYSGQIIKLTDLFNGNKYNIDHIFPQALVTNNSLSNKVVVEVELNKLKSNQTARAFIQARNGQSYLGIPVCSEEEYVNVINTQFSGTKRFILLSKDIPKEFTNSQLNNVRHIARKAMELLSHIVREKGEIEFRSKNVLPVTGKITTELKRAWKLDQVWTELVAPRYMRLNKLIQPELFSDDSKEDKSCLFGRWQISKSGHQYFDCNLDKSIREKDESYDIKRIDHRHHALDALIVALCTEDHVNYINNINANSSSDNYGKQKQIEKYRQTLKRKIMFTKKDTEQNERNWFFMLPGEYREKGDVKNSRRDTVVEMTYLYKSFDSFGQDYKKMILTALQYTVVTFKQNLRVINKSINRYNNTPNKNKFAVQNTNLGQKTNWAIRRQMSKETIYGKRIVNNQELRVEREWLNEKFNRAKIKKITDRGIQQILNNHLMQFDTVKLPFEEAVKYKYLDAAIEKHELEAIVSDTTNDFNSIEDLIEYLKENKFKYQKTNYSILNVFIEKVSHRDFRDEKLENGKNRYEIDEHPEMAFTPEAIEKMNEPNNLKKLNKGKDHKPIYKVQTFQGFGKERTISEDALSVKSKQFVVTAAGSNLYLGFYERVYQDDNGNKVRERKFKDIGLIDLIETLKQDSSNRLHPLPNKIYDKKKNEFQRIFTLSPLDLVYIPTPEEIENSTKVDFQNLSTEQLDRIYKYVDGGEEIANFVPYSVSKPIWRFHGKKNKEIYNELKIENKINISEKDLIQNEFGLGSQQNKNQNMIDGKTQVKKYCWKLKVDRLGNISKA is encoded by the coding sequence ATGAAAACAGTTTTAGGACTAGATCTAGGAACCAACTCTATTGGGTGGGCTTTGGTGGAAATCAATCATGAAAACAATTTGGTGAAAATTTTAGGACTTGGTTCTAGAATTATACCAATGGAGGCTAATGAGGTTAAAGATTTTGAAAGTAAAGGAAAAATTAACAGTACAGCAGCACAACGGACTGAAAAGAGAGGGGTAAGAAGACTAAATGAAAGGTATTTACTTAGAAGAGATAGGCTTCATTTAGTACTTAATTTATTAGACGCACTTCCAAAGCATTATAGTCTTGATATTGATTTTACAAATTTAAAAGGACAGAAAAGCGGTCATTTCAAAAAATATGCAGAACCAAAAATTGCATATTTACCAAAAACTAAAGGTAAAAAAGCTGAATTTTTATTTAAGGGTTCGTACAAAGAAATGCTTGATGATATTGGGAAAGAATATGTTAAAGATGAAAAAGGCAAGCGTATTCCTTATGATTGGACTTTATATTATCTAAGGCAAAAAGCACTTTCCAAAAAAATTAGTTTAGAAGAATTGGCATGGGTACTTCTGAGCTACAATCAAAAAAGGGGTTATGAAAAAACAGAAGTTGAAGATAAATCTATAAAAGAAGGAGAAATTGTTGAAGAATTAGATTTAAGAGTAAAAGATGTTATTCCAAAAAAAGATAAGAATGAAAGACAATATTATGAAGTACATCTTGAAGGGAATGATAACTTCATTTATTGTGAGCGCTCAAATCAACAAATGACCTATAAAGGAGACTTAAAAGAAGTTGTAAAAACATCTAAAATTGATGAGGAAGGAAATGTAGATAATAAAAAAACAGAATTTAAAATTGTTGACATTTATGAATTAAAAATACAAGATGTAAAATATGAGAAAGAAAATAATAAACATAAATACACTTTAAATTATGAAAACGGTTGGGTAGAAGAAAAGCCTCCTGTTAACAAATTCACTTATAAATATCAAAATGCTCTTAATAAACCTTATGATTACATAGTAGAAACCGTTTATGATTATAAAGGGAAAAATAAAGAAATAAGAGGAAAAGAAAGATTACTTAGAGAGCCAGATTTTAGTGATAATTCATCCGATTGGACATTGCTAAAAAAGAAAACAGAAAAAGAAGCCCTTAAATTTAATATATCACAAGGGTATAAAAATAAAGATAATAGTGCTAATAAGTTTATTTCGCCTAAAATATATAGCGTACTAAAAAGTGATGCTAAAACAGGTAAACATACCAAAATCATTGGAGGGATGTTCCAAGTGGTGGATAGGGATTTTTACCGAGAAGAACTTAATCAAATTATTGCAACACAAAAACAATTTTATAAAAACTTGCAAGACAAAAAGGTTTTCGAACAATGTGTGAAATCACTATACCCTAAAAATAAAAAACACCAAGAGACCTTATTGAAAAATAAAAATGCTATTCAACATTTATTAGTTGAAGATATTTTATTATACCAACGTCCTTTAAAAAGTAAGAAATCTGAAATTTCAAATTGTAAATATGAAATAAAATATTGGAAAACTATTGAAAATAAAGAGGGTAAACCGATTGAAGAAATAGATAAAGAAACAGGGGAAATAAAAGTACGAAAAGAACCCATTTATAATAAAGTTGTTTCAGCATCACATCCATATTTTCAAGAATTTAGAATATGGGATAAATTACATAATTTAAAGCTTATAGAAGTTGAAAAAATTGATGAAACAACAGGTAAAAAAGTAACAAATGTAGATGTTACTAAAACTTACATCAAAAGTGAAGAAGATTATCAAAAGCTATTTAAAAAATTAAATAATCAGAAATCATTAAGTCAAGAACAACTCCTAAGATTTTGTAAAGATAATTTCAATCTTCCATATAATAAAAAACTAGGAAATTTTGTTTGGAAGTTTCCAGAAGATGATGAAATAAAAGGGAATGAAACAAGAGTGAGTTTTGCTACGCGTTTTAAAAGATGTGGTTTTAGTGAATATTTAAGTTTTTTAACTCAATCAAAAGAGCTTGAGCTTTGGCATTATTTGTATTCTGTCAATTATAAAGAAAGAATTTCCAACAATCATAAAAGTTTAAAAACATTTTTTAATAATTTTTTTAAAGGTTATGATATTGATGAAGCTGTAAAAGAAAAAATTATTAATGATTTTGTAAACTACCCTAAATTTGATTCGAAGTATAGTGCTTATTCCGAAAAGGCTTTAAAAAAACTTTTGCCACTAATACGGCTAAGCGAACCACTAGGAAAAGATAAATGGGAGAAAGAACAATGGTATATAAAATGGAAAGAAAGTCTTTTAAACCGAATAGAAAAAATACTTCAAAAATTAAATCTATTAGATTTTTCTTCAAAAGAAATTGATTTTTCAAAAGTTGTTGATACAAGTGTAGATGTTCAAAACGGAGAATTACCATTTCCAAAAGGATTGTTTAATGCTTTTAAAGAATTTAAAAATAAAGAAGATTTTAAAAGGTTAAACTTAACTCAAGCATCTTATTTGGTTTATGGACGACATTCAGAACTTGCTAAAGCAAAATATTGGGTTTCTCCTGATGATATTAGAAAACAACTTCATCAAGAATTAAAACAACATTCACTAAATAATCCAATAGCGGAGAAAGTGCTTTTAGAAATGATGCAAGTGGTAGCCGATGTTTGGGATTATTATGGTAGAGGAAAACAAAATTTCTTTTCAAGAATACATCTTGAAGTAGGAAGAGAGCTGAAAATGTCAGCAAAAAATAAGGATTCCTATTCAAAACAAATGTCTGGTAATCGTAGTCAAAACAAACGAATTCGACAAGTTTTAGAAGAGTTTTTAGCAATTACCCCTTATAATGCTATTCCAAATAATAAAGACCATTTTGAGCGCTTAAAAATTGTAGAAGATGCTGCTGTAACAAGAAATAATTTTGATAAAAAGTTCTTTGAAGAGAATGAAAAATTAAAAAATGGAAATATTACCAAAAAAAATATTGAAGATATTCTTAAAAAAGCACATATTACTAAGGAAGATTTTGAAAAATATAAACTATGGATAGAGCAAGGGTATCGTTCTCTATATTCGGGGCAGATAATAAAGTTAACTGATTTATTTAATGGTAATAAATACAATATTGACCATATTTTTCCACAAGCTTTAGTCACTAATAATTCTTTAAGTAATAAAGTTGTTGTTGAGGTTGAGTTAAATAAATTAAAAAGCAACCAAACCGCTAGGGCTTTTATTCAAGCGAGAAATGGACAATCGTATCTAGGAATACCTGTTTGTTCTGAAGAAGAATATGTAAATGTTATAAATACTCAATTTTCTGGGACAAAACGTTTTATCCTTCTTTCTAAGGATATTCCAAAAGAATTTACTAATAGTCAATTAAATAATGTTAGGCATATTGCTCGCAAAGCAATGGAGCTGCTAAGTCATATAGTAAGAGAAAAGGGGGAAATTGAATTCCGCTCCAAAAATGTTTTGCCAGTTACAGGAAAAATAACAACAGAATTGAAACGAGCATGGAAATTAGACCAAGTTTGGACTGAATTAGTAGCACCACGTTATATGCGTTTAAATAAACTTATTCAACCTGAGTTATTTAGTGATGACTCTAAAGAAGATAAATCTTGTCTTTTTGGAAGATGGCAAATCTCAAAATCTGGTCATCAATATTTTGATTGTAATTTAGATAAAAGTATTAGAGAAAAAGATGAATCCTATGATATTAAGCGTATAGATCATAGACATCACGCTTTAGATGCATTAATAGTAGCTTTGTGTACAGAAGATCACGTGAATTATATAAATAATATCAACGCAAATTCTTCATCAGATAACTATGGTAAACAGAAACAAATTGAAAAATATCGTCAAACATTAAAGAGAAAAATAATGTTTACCAAAAAAGATACTGAACAGAATGAAAGAAATTGGTTTTTCATGTTACCAGGTGAATATAGGGAAAAAGGAGATGTAAAAAATTCTCGTAGAGATACAGTTGTAGAGATGACGTATTTATACAAAAGTTTTGATTCTTTTGGTCAAGATTATAAAAAAATGATTTTAACAGCTTTACAATATACTGTTGTTACTTTCAAACAAAACCTTAGAGTAATTAATAAATCTATTAATAGGTACAATAATACTCCAAATAAAAATAAGTTTGCTGTTCAAAATACCAATCTCGGTCAAAAAACTAATTGGGCTATACGTAGACAAATGAGTAAAGAAACAATTTATGGTAAACGTATAGTTAATAATCAAGAATTAAGAGTAGAAAGAGAATGGTTGAATGAAAAATTTAACCGAGCAAAAATTAAAAAAATTACAGATAGAGGTATTCAGCAAATACTTAATAATCATCTAATGCAATTTGATACTGTTAAACTTCCATTTGAAGAAGCTGTTAAATATAAATATTTGGATGCAGCTATCGAAAAACATGAATTAGAGGCAATAGTAAGTGATACAACAAATGATTTTAATTCAATAGAGGATTTAATAGAATATTTAAAAGAGAATAAATTTAAATACCAAAAAACAAACTATTCAATACTTAATGTGTTTATAGAAAAAGTTTCCCACCGTGATTTTAGAGATGAAAAATTAGAAAATGGCAAAAACAGATACGAAATTGATGAGCATCCAGAAATGGCATTTACACCTGAAGCCATTGAAAAAATGAATGAACCTAATAATCTTAAAAAACTTAATAAAGGTAAAGACCATAAACCAATATATAAAGTTCAAACATTCCAAGGTTTTGGGAAAGAACGAACTATAAGTGAAGATGCGTTATCTGTAAAATCAAAACAATTTGTAGTTACAGCAGCTGGATCTAATCTTTATTTAGGGTTTTATGAAAGAGTTTATCAAGATGATAATGGAAATAAAGTGAGAGAAAGAAAATTTAAAGATATTGGTTTAATCGATTTAATAGAAACATTGAAACAAGATTCATCCAATCGTTTACATCCATTACCAAACAAAATTTATGATAAAAAGAAAAATGAATTTCAAAGAATATTTACACTTTCTCCATTGGATTTAGTTTATATCCCAACACCTGAAGAAATAGAAAATTCAACTAAAGTTGATTTTCAAAATCTATCCACAGAACAATTAGATAGAATTTATAAATATGTTGATGGAGGTGAAGAGATAGCTAATTTTGTACCATATAGTGTTTCAAAACCAATTTGGAGATTTCATGGTAAAAAAAATAAAGAAATTTATAATGAATTAAAAATTGAAAATAAAATTAATATATCTGAAAAAGACCTTATACAAAATGAATTTGGTCTTGGTAGTCAACAAAATAAAAATCAAAATATGATTGATGGTAAGACACAAGTAAAAAAATATTGCTGGAAACTCAAAGTTGACCGATTAGGAAACATATCAAAAGCCTAA
- the cas1 gene encoding type II CRISPR-associated endonuclease Cas1 has translation MIKRTLFFGNPAYLSTRNEQLVVNFPEDDKPEATIPIEDLGYVVLEHPQITVTNGLLMKLLYNKTAVITCDRQHLPNGFLQPLVGHSEQTERMRYQLNASVPLKKQLWQQTVIAKIHNQANHFLARGKNALRLKRYANAVTSGDLGNQEALAAAFYFQNLFDIEGFSRNQKGIAPNNLLNYGYAILRAVTARALVSSGLLPSVGIFHSNKYNAFCLADDVMEPYRPFVDAVVYDIVETGCQIEELNKNIKSDLLMIPAMDVVIDGKQSPLMNAMSRTTASLFECFEGSRRKILYPEFITL, from the coding sequence ATGATCAAACGCACCTTATTTTTCGGCAATCCAGCCTATTTAAGTACGCGTAACGAGCAGTTGGTGGTAAATTTTCCGGAGGATGATAAGCCCGAAGCTACTATCCCCATAGAAGATTTGGGCTATGTGGTGCTGGAGCATCCGCAAATTACAGTAACCAATGGCTTGCTTATGAAACTGTTATACAATAAAACGGCTGTGATAACTTGCGACAGACAACATTTGCCCAACGGCTTTTTGCAGCCTTTGGTAGGGCATAGTGAGCAGACCGAGCGGATGCGGTATCAATTAAACGCCAGTGTGCCATTAAAAAAACAATTGTGGCAACAAACTGTTATAGCCAAAATTCATAACCAAGCCAACCACTTTTTAGCCAGGGGCAAAAATGCCCTTAGGCTAAAACGTTATGCCAATGCGGTTACCAGTGGCGATTTGGGCAATCAAGAAGCCTTGGCAGCAGCCTTTTACTTTCAAAACCTGTTTGATATCGAAGGCTTTAGTAGAAACCAAAAGGGTATAGCACCCAACAATTTGCTCAATTATGGCTATGCCATATTAAGGGCGGTAACGGCCAGAGCCTTGGTAAGCAGTGGCTTGTTACCTTCGGTAGGCATTTTCCATAGCAATAAATACAACGCCTTTTGTTTAGCCGATGATGTTATGGAACCTTATCGCCCTTTTGTAGATGCTGTGGTGTACGATATTGTAGAAACTGGTTGCCAGATTGAAGAACTGAACAAAAACATTAAATCAGACCTCTTAATGATTCCAGCCATGGATGTGGTAATAGACGGTAAGCAAAGCCCCTTGATGAATGCCATGAGCCGCACCACGGCAAGCCTGTTTGAATGTTTTGAAGGCAGCCGTAGAAAAATACTGTACCCAGAATTCATAACTTTATAA
- a CDS encoding ATP-dependent helicase — protein MEKYLSQLNDAQLEPTKQIEGPMIVIAGAGSGKTRVLTYRIAYMMSKGIDAFNILALTFTNKAAREMKERIASIVGDSEAKNLWMGTFHSVFARILRSEADKLGYPSNFTIYDTQDSDRLIASIIKEMNLDKDIYKYKQIRSRISSYKNSLITVRAYFQNPELKEADAMARRPKMGDIYKEYVDRCFKAGAMDFDDLLLKTNELLTRFPEVLAKYQNRFKYILVDEYQDTNHSQYLIVRALSDKFQNICVVGDDAQSIYAFRGANINNILNFQKDYDDVKVFRLEQNYRSTKNIVNAANSVIDKNQTKLDKVVWTANDEGGKIIVHRSLTDADEGRYVASTIFDNKMNHQLKNSDFAILYRTNAQSRSIEDALRKRDIPYRIYGGLSFYQRKEIKDVLSYLRLIINPKDEEALKRVINFPARGIGQTTIDKLVVAANAYNRSIFEVMKNIDKTNVKINSGTKAKLQNFVTLIESYQVMNQTADVFELAEHVTKSSGLIREFKKDGTPEGVTRMENIEELLNGMKDFVEGQKEIADATGSLAEFLEDVALATDLDNEKDDGDKVALMTIHLAKGLEFPYVYIVGLEEDLFPSAMSMNTRSELEEERRLFYVALTRAEKQAYLTYALSRYRWGKLIDAEPSRFIEEIDDQYLEIQTPPEEQRFNPMLDADIFGDPEPNKVRFKPAKKAVIKKGPAKKEAPKFQVTTPKNLKPVSKSNGNTNLFDSKLAVGNMVKHLRFGTGEVLKIEGTGADMKAEIKFDAGGVKKLLLRFAKLEVLG, from the coding sequence TTGGAAAAGTATTTAAGCCAACTTAATGATGCACAGTTAGAGCCTACAAAGCAAATTGAAGGCCCCATGATAGTTATTGCTGGCGCGGGTTCTGGGAAAACGCGTGTGCTTACTTATAGAATAGCCTATATGATGAGTAAGGGTATTGATGCCTTTAATATTTTAGCATTAACCTTTACTAATAAAGCGGCGCGCGAAATGAAAGAGCGTATTGCTTCTATTGTAGGTGATAGTGAAGCTAAAAATTTATGGATGGGAACATTCCATTCGGTTTTTGCTAGAATTTTACGTAGTGAGGCCGATAAATTGGGCTACCCCAGTAATTTTACCATTTATGATACACAAGATTCTGATAGGTTAATAGCATCTATTATTAAAGAAATGAATCTTGATAAAGATATTTATAAGTACAAGCAGATTCGTTCTAGAATTTCGTCTTATAAAAACAGTTTAATAACGGTAAGAGCTTATTTTCAAAATCCAGAACTTAAAGAAGCCGATGCCATGGCGCGTCGCCCAAAAATGGGAGATATCTATAAAGAATATGTAGATAGATGTTTTAAAGCTGGCGCTATGGATTTTGATGATTTATTGTTGAAAACCAATGAGTTGTTAACGCGTTTTCCAGAGGTGTTAGCTAAGTATCAAAACCGTTTTAAATATATTTTGGTAGATGAGTATCAAGATACCAATCACTCTCAATATTTAATTGTTAGAGCACTGTCTGATAAGTTTCAAAATATTTGTGTAGTAGGTGATGATGCGCAGAGTATTTACGCCTTCCGTGGTGCAAACATTAATAATATTCTCAATTTTCAAAAAGATTATGATGATGTAAAAGTGTTTAGGTTAGAGCAAAATTACCGTTCTACCAAAAACATTGTAAATGCTGCAAATTCTGTAATAGATAAAAACCAAACCAAATTAGATAAGGTGGTTTGGACAGCCAATGATGAGGGAGGAAAGATAATAGTACACCGCTCTTTAACCGATGCCGATGAAGGGCGTTATGTAGCAAGCACTATTTTTGACAATAAAATGAATCATCAGTTAAAAAACAGTGATTTTGCTATTTTGTATCGTACCAATGCGCAATCGCGCTCTATTGAAGATGCCTTGCGGAAGCGTGATATTCCGTATAGAATATACGGAGGCTTATCATTTTACCAACGTAAAGAAATTAAAGATGTATTATCGTATTTAAGGTTAATTATTAACCCTAAAGATGAAGAAGCTCTTAAGCGTGTTATCAATTTTCCTGCAAGAGGTATTGGGCAAACTACTATAGATAAGCTTGTTGTGGCTGCAAATGCTTACAATAGGTCTATTTTTGAGGTTATGAAAAACATTGACAAAACCAATGTTAAAATAAATTCTGGTACCAAAGCAAAACTTCAAAACTTTGTTACACTTATAGAGAGTTACCAAGTAATGAACCAAACGGCCGATGTTTTTGAATTAGCAGAACATGTAACTAAAAGCAGTGGTTTAATAAGAGAATTTAAAAAAGATGGAACGCCCGAAGGTGTTACCAGAATGGAAAATATTGAAGAGCTCTTAAACGGTATGAAAGATTTTGTTGAAGGCCAAAAAGAAATAGCCGATGCCACAGGGAGTTTAGCAGAATTTTTAGAAGATGTGGCCTTAGCAACCGATTTAGACAATGAAAAAGATGATGGTGATAAGGTAGCCTTAATGACTATTCACTTAGCAAAAGGATTAGAATTTCCGTATGTATATATTGTTGGTTTAGAAGAAGATTTATTCCCAAGTGCTATGAGTATGAATACCCGTAGTGAATTAGAAGAAGAACGCCGATTGTTTTACGTAGCACTTACCAGAGCCGAAAAACAAGCCTATTTAACCTATGCGTTATCGCGTTACCGTTGGGGTAAATTAATAGATGCTGAACCTAGTAGATTTATTGAAGAAATTGACGACCAATATTTAGAAATACAAACACCACCCGAAGAACAGCGCTTTAACCCCATGTTAGATGCCGATATTTTTGGAGATCCTGAGCCTAATAAAGTTAGGTTTAAACCCGCTAAAAAAGCTGTTATTAAAAAAGGACCTGCTAAAAAAGAAGCGCCTAAGTTTCAGGTTACCACACCAAAAAATTTAAAACCTGTTTCAAAATCTAACGGAAATACTAACTTGTTTGATAGTAAACTAGCTGTTGGTAATATGGTAAAACATTTGCGTTTTGGTACTGGAGAAGTGTTAAAAATTGAAGGTACAGGTGCCGATATGAAAGCAGAAATTAAGTTTGATGCCGGAGGCGTTAAAAAGCTGTTACTACGGTTTGCTAAGTTAGAAGTGTTGGGGTAA
- the cas2 gene encoding CRISPR-associated endonuclease Cas2: METYLTRLNQYRTMWVLVFFDLPTETVTERKVASRFRKRLLDDGFNMFQFSIYMRFCPSRENAAVHIKRTKNALPKKGKVCIMQITDKQFGMMELFHGKKEVEPETPNQQLELF; this comes from the coding sequence ATGGAAACCTATCTTACTCGATTAAATCAATATAGAACGATGTGGGTTTTGGTGTTTTTCGATTTACCAACAGAAACGGTCACCGAGCGCAAGGTTGCATCGCGCTTTAGGAAACGCTTGTTGGATGACGGATTCAATATGTTTCAGTTTAGCATTTATATGCGATTTTGCCCTAGTAGGGAAAATGCCGCAGTACATATTAAGCGCACTAAAAACGCATTGCCCAAAAAAGGCAAGGTCTGTATCATGCAGATTACCGATAAACAATTTGGTATGATGGAACTGTTTCACGGTAAAAAAGAAGTAGAACCCGAAACACCCAACCAACAATTAGAGCTTTTCTAA